The Antricoccus suffuscus genome window below encodes:
- a CDS encoding ferritin-like fold-containing protein, producing the protein MTPEVPVDEDGVTAHRDAVIDLLGVLMYAELRAFDRLAEDSRFAPTLDGRAKLAAMAAAEVGHYVALERRLRSMGVAPEDAMSPFTDAIDGFHNSTRPSNWYEGLVKAFVGDGFAADFYGEIATFVDASTRELVLSVLEDTGHADFAVREVRSAIDADPQLAGRLALWARRLVGEALTQAQQVIAERDNIADMVIDGAGDLQSIGALLKRISNAHGERMRALGLST; encoded by the coding sequence ATGACACCCGAGGTACCGGTTGACGAAGACGGTGTGACCGCACATCGGGATGCGGTCATCGACCTTCTCGGCGTACTCATGTACGCCGAACTGCGCGCTTTTGACCGGCTTGCCGAGGACTCACGGTTTGCACCCACCCTGGACGGACGGGCCAAACTGGCGGCGATGGCCGCCGCCGAAGTCGGGCATTACGTCGCGCTCGAACGCCGGCTGCGCAGCATGGGTGTCGCGCCTGAAGATGCGATGAGCCCGTTCACCGATGCGATAGACGGGTTTCACAATTCGACCCGACCGAGCAACTGGTACGAAGGGCTCGTCAAGGCCTTCGTGGGCGACGGGTTTGCGGCCGACTTCTACGGCGAGATCGCGACCTTCGTCGACGCGAGCACCCGCGAACTGGTCCTCAGCGTGTTGGAAGACACCGGCCACGCCGATTTCGCCGTACGCGAAGTGCGAAGCGCGATCGATGCCGACCCGCAACTCGCCGGCCGGCTAGCGCTCTGGGCTCGCCGCCTGGTCGGGGAGGCGCTGACCCAGGCGCAGCAGGTGATCGCGGAACGGGACAACATCGCCGACATGGTGATCGACGGCGCCGGTGACCTTCAGTCGATCGGCGCGCTGCTGAAGCGAATCAGCAATGCGCACGGCGAACGGATGCGCGCCCTCGGCCTCTCCACCTAG
- a CDS encoding ThiF family adenylyltransferase, with amino-acid sequence MSIGPIVDVGAELTAEQSLRYSRHLSLSEIGPDGQRRIANARVLCIGAGGLGAPALLYFAAAGVGTIGIVEYDDVDATNLQRQVIHGVADVGRSKAQSARDSILEINPDARVRLHEVRMDHTNAQQIFADYDLVLDGTDNFATRYLVNDACVLAGKPYVWGSILGFRGQLSVFWDAAPGGGRNYRDLFPTPPPPGSVPSCSEAGVLGAICGTMGSLMAVEALKLITGVGDVLLGRVLTFDAMTMAFRTLEFGKNSAAEAITSLRDYDEYCGVPATAQNDAITPTQLHELLHDETGLLLLDVREPFEAQIVQIPGSTLIPHTALLDGTRTVPAAKDDPIVVYCKSGGRSAKVADYLREHGFTHVDDLAGGVLAWVDDIEPAGQKY; translated from the coding sequence ATGTCGATAGGCCCGATTGTTGACGTCGGAGCGGAACTGACTGCCGAGCAGTCGCTGCGCTACAGCCGGCATCTCAGCCTGAGCGAGATCGGACCGGATGGCCAACGTCGGATCGCCAACGCGCGTGTGCTGTGCATCGGCGCGGGTGGTCTCGGTGCGCCGGCACTGCTCTACTTCGCTGCGGCCGGGGTGGGCACGATCGGGATCGTTGAGTACGACGACGTCGACGCGACAAACCTGCAGCGCCAGGTGATCCACGGCGTCGCCGACGTTGGGCGGTCCAAAGCCCAGTCGGCCCGCGACAGCATCCTGGAGATCAACCCGGACGCGCGGGTGCGCCTGCACGAGGTGCGAATGGACCACACCAATGCACAGCAGATCTTCGCCGACTACGACCTTGTGCTCGATGGCACCGACAACTTTGCCACCCGCTATCTGGTCAACGACGCGTGCGTCCTTGCCGGGAAACCTTATGTGTGGGGGTCAATCCTCGGTTTCCGCGGGCAGCTCAGCGTCTTCTGGGACGCGGCTCCAGGCGGTGGCCGCAACTATCGTGACCTGTTTCCCACGCCACCCCCGCCGGGTAGCGTCCCGTCGTGTTCGGAGGCCGGCGTACTCGGGGCGATCTGCGGCACGATGGGCTCGTTGATGGCCGTCGAGGCTCTCAAGCTGATCACCGGCGTGGGTGATGTGCTGCTCGGCCGAGTGCTCACTTTCGACGCTATGACCATGGCGTTCCGGACTCTTGAGTTCGGGAAAAACTCAGCGGCAGAGGCGATCACATCATTGCGCGACTACGACGAGTACTGCGGCGTACCGGCGACCGCCCAGAATGATGCGATCACGCCTACTCAGCTGCACGAGCTGTTGCACGACGAGACCGGATTGCTGCTGCTCGACGTACGCGAGCCGTTCGAGGCGCAGATCGTGCAGATACCCGGCTCGACCCTGATTCCGCATACGGCGCTGTTGGACGGCACGCGGACCGTCCCGGCCGCTAAGGACGATCCGATTGTCGTCTACTGCAAGAGTGGTGGCCGGTCCGCGAAAGTCGCCGATTACCTGCGGGAGCACGGATTCACCCACGTGGACGACCTTGCCGGCGGCGTGCTGGCGTGGGTGGACGACATCGAGCCCGCCGGCCAGAAATACTGA
- a CDS encoding ATP-dependent helicase, translated as MSGSLRSRRPPVRLVAPVDQSSQPRSYDDAQREVIEHAHGVLRVVGGPGTGKTTVVAEAAARRLNDGAPADSVLALTFGRRAAGQLRDEISGRSQVALQSPPVRSFESFAWGVLDRAARNEPDWGRPRLITGPEQDLIIRELLAGALEGEGATTWPPYLRAAMTTRGFARELRDVLMRCTEREISADQLRAWAQEFGRSDWAAIAAFIPEYSAVTGLRLADAYDPAELVRAVLDLFDKSPEALADERARLRHIYVDEAQELDPAKADLLDRVGAHAKSVVLVGDPDQSVFGFRGADPYLLVQPPHDLLSNTVVLPHSYRADETLIAPVRRWSERLSGVGSHRRFVGIAEAVGDLDQTEAPPIEIVIAQSDAREAAAIAQRLQRLHLEDGVRWQDMAVIVRSTAASLPALRRAFSAAEVPLTVTGDEVPVVDNPAVQGILGIVRLALDDDAVDVQTIEGVLCSPYFGEDALSVRRMRKTLRRAELQRGGGRSSSGILCGAIRDPQSPVLEDAAQIDSLAQLGALVTKIRQAADDGATPEELLYLAWQDRDVERRWRDAALAGGTTGAEADARLDAIIVMFDVAAAYTERMRAVGFLQFVDYLCAQDLPADRLSKTAARGGAVRVVTANNAKGLQWDVVVVANVQAERWPNLVPRGSLLGSELLVDLAAGRAAGSVDRVAQMLAEERRLFYVAISRARRRLIISAHETIDARPSRFVTDFAEIAHVEPQKATHQLTRGLSMPDLVADLRLCLLDPSSTAEQRNTAAQCLARLAADGVTSAHPDSWYGLKKLTDIRPVVDEGQLVPVSPSKVESFVKCELRWFLEGVAGGTSSSRSEVGTLVHEAFAAIEDLDGRSASQIAAAMGEIVEHGWDGISFDSKWESRKERAAVGEMLDKLAAWLVQREGTTWVANEIMFEHAVGAAKVRGAADRIERTEDGDYVVIDLKTGTTKPTAKEIDANPQLGIYQFAIESGGLAEVTGDAPRSAGAMLVFPRPKKTGVAELKQKPLDSAADPGWVRDLIDTSAAGMGGASFVARIDATCRTCSAKRCCPLFDEGSEVES; from the coding sequence GTGAGCGGATCATTGCGCAGCCGTCGACCACCCGTGCGACTAGTCGCGCCGGTCGATCAGTCGAGCCAGCCGCGAAGCTACGACGATGCGCAGCGTGAGGTCATCGAACACGCACATGGCGTGTTGCGGGTGGTCGGAGGTCCTGGCACCGGCAAGACCACCGTGGTGGCCGAGGCCGCGGCGCGCCGGCTCAACGATGGCGCGCCCGCCGACTCCGTGCTGGCGCTCACGTTCGGCAGGCGCGCCGCCGGGCAGCTGCGCGATGAGATCTCCGGGCGGTCGCAAGTCGCGCTTCAGTCGCCGCCGGTGCGCAGTTTCGAGTCGTTCGCCTGGGGTGTGCTGGACCGTGCCGCGCGCAACGAGCCCGACTGGGGACGACCGCGGCTGATCACCGGTCCCGAACAGGACCTGATCATCCGTGAGCTGCTAGCCGGAGCTCTGGAGGGGGAAGGTGCGACAACCTGGCCGCCTTATCTGAGAGCCGCGATGACCACGCGCGGGTTCGCTCGTGAGCTGCGTGATGTGCTCATGCGTTGCACCGAACGCGAGATCAGCGCGGACCAGTTACGTGCCTGGGCTCAGGAGTTCGGCCGGTCCGACTGGGCCGCGATTGCGGCGTTCATTCCCGAATACAGCGCGGTGACCGGACTTCGGCTCGCCGACGCCTACGACCCCGCCGAGCTCGTGCGAGCGGTGCTCGACCTGTTCGACAAGTCCCCCGAAGCGCTGGCCGACGAACGCGCCCGGTTGCGGCACATATACGTCGACGAGGCGCAGGAGCTCGATCCGGCAAAGGCCGACCTGCTCGATCGGGTCGGTGCGCACGCCAAGTCCGTCGTCCTGGTTGGGGACCCGGACCAGTCCGTGTTTGGATTCCGAGGCGCAGACCCCTATCTACTCGTGCAGCCACCTCACGACCTGCTCAGCAACACAGTCGTACTGCCGCACAGCTACCGTGCCGACGAGACGCTGATCGCGCCCGTGCGTCGATGGTCGGAGCGGCTGAGCGGTGTGGGCTCGCACCGGCGGTTCGTCGGGATTGCCGAGGCCGTAGGCGATCTGGACCAGACCGAGGCGCCGCCGATCGAGATTGTCATTGCACAGTCTGATGCCCGCGAGGCCGCCGCGATCGCTCAGCGACTCCAACGGTTGCACCTGGAAGATGGCGTGCGCTGGCAGGATATGGCCGTCATCGTTCGGTCGACCGCGGCGTCGTTACCGGCACTCCGCCGCGCATTCTCTGCGGCCGAAGTTCCGCTAACCGTCACCGGCGATGAGGTGCCGGTGGTGGACAACCCAGCCGTGCAAGGGATTCTCGGTATCGTTCGGCTCGCGCTCGACGACGATGCCGTCGACGTGCAAACCATCGAAGGCGTGCTCTGCTCGCCGTACTTCGGTGAGGACGCGTTGTCGGTACGCCGGATGCGTAAGACGTTGCGCCGTGCGGAGCTGCAGCGTGGCGGTGGGCGGTCGTCGTCGGGCATCCTGTGTGGCGCGATCCGGGATCCTCAGTCACCGGTGCTGGAGGATGCTGCGCAGATCGATTCGCTCGCGCAGCTTGGTGCGCTAGTGACCAAGATTCGTCAGGCCGCGGACGACGGCGCCACTCCCGAAGAGCTGCTCTACCTCGCCTGGCAGGACCGTGATGTGGAGCGTCGGTGGCGGGACGCGGCACTGGCCGGTGGCACCACAGGGGCCGAGGCCGATGCCCGTCTCGACGCGATCATCGTGATGTTTGACGTCGCTGCGGCGTACACCGAACGCATGCGGGCGGTGGGATTCCTCCAGTTCGTCGACTATCTCTGCGCGCAAGACCTTCCGGCGGACCGGCTGAGCAAGACGGCCGCACGCGGCGGGGCGGTGCGGGTCGTGACCGCTAACAACGCCAAGGGCTTGCAGTGGGATGTCGTCGTGGTGGCAAATGTGCAGGCCGAACGCTGGCCAAATCTCGTGCCACGTGGCTCATTGCTTGGATCCGAGTTGCTGGTCGACCTTGCGGCCGGCCGCGCCGCGGGCAGTGTCGATCGGGTGGCGCAGATGCTCGCCGAAGAACGTCGCCTGTTCTACGTCGCGATCAGCCGCGCGCGCCGCCGGCTGATTATTAGCGCGCACGAGACCATCGACGCCCGACCATCCCGGTTCGTCACCGACTTTGCCGAGATCGCCCACGTAGAACCGCAAAAGGCGACTCACCAGTTAACGCGCGGACTGTCTATGCCAGACCTCGTCGCCGATCTGCGGCTGTGTCTGCTCGATCCGTCGAGCACCGCGGAGCAGCGCAATACGGCCGCGCAGTGCCTGGCCCGACTTGCCGCCGACGGTGTCACCAGCGCGCATCCGGACTCTTGGTACGGACTCAAGAAGCTCACCGATATCCGGCCGGTGGTCGACGAGGGCCAACTGGTGCCGGTCTCGCCGTCCAAGGTCGAGTCGTTCGTCAAGTGCGAGCTGAGATGGTTTCTCGAAGGCGTCGCCGGTGGCACGTCGTCCAGCCGCAGCGAGGTCGGCACACTCGTGCATGAGGCGTTTGCGGCCATAGAGGACCTCGATGGGCGGTCTGCTTCGCAGATTGCCGCTGCTATGGGGGAGATTGTCGAGCACGGCTGGGACGGCATTTCCTTCGACTCGAAGTGGGAGTCGCGTAAGGAGCGCGCCGCCGTTGGCGAGATGCTCGACAAGCTCGCCGCTTGGCTCGTGCAACGCGAGGGCACCACGTGGGTGGCCAACGAGATCATGTTCGAACATGCCGTGGGAGCGGCGAAGGTTCGCGGGGCGGCGGACCGCATCGAGCGCACCGAAGACGGCGACTACGTGGTCATCGATCTCAAGACCGGCACGACAAAACCGACCGCCAAGGAGATCGACGCCAACCCGCAGCTGGGGATCTATCAGTTTGCGATCGAGTCCGGAGGGCTGGCCGAGGTCACCGGTGACGCGCCGCGGTCCGCGGGCGCCATGCTGGTCTTTCCCAGGCCCAAGAAGACGGGAGTCGCCGAGCTGAAGCAGAAGCCACTTGACTCTGCAGCGGACCCGGGCTGGGTGCGAGACCTGATTGATACCTCCGCCGCAGGCATGGGCGGTGCGTCGTTCGTGGCCCGGATCGATGCCACCTGCCGCACTTGCAGCGCCAAACGGTGCTGTCCGCTGTTTGACGAGGGCTCGGAGGTGGAGTCGTGA
- a CDS encoding DUF3107 domain-containing protein: MDVKVGVLHTPREIIIDSAESTEDVEKQVAEALKSDGKVLSLTDRRGRRVLIPSDRIAYVEIAEADNRRVGFATAE; encoded by the coding sequence GTGGACGTCAAAGTCGGAGTGCTGCACACCCCTCGCGAGATCATCATCGATTCCGCTGAATCGACCGAGGACGTCGAGAAGCAGGTCGCCGAAGCCCTTAAGTCCGACGGCAAGGTGCTCTCGCTGACGGACCGGCGTGGACGCCGGGTCCTCATCCCGTCGGACCGCATCGCGTACGTCGAGATCGCCGAAGCGGACAACCGCCGAGTCGGCTTCGCCACCGCCGAGTAG
- a CDS encoding alpha/beta fold hydrolase, whose translation MSVSVPIARASSYDGEIVDPMSRRAPWPGAYRDITAPTAKGPRTIRLNFRETPGPDDLGRAFFVHGLGGSSTNFTEVATAMSGFMRGTSIDLPGYGVSDPAPGGDYSIDTQAAYVIASIEATGDGPVHLVGNSMGGLISVYVAARRPDLVRTLTLVSPAMPTYRYESGADPRMLLLAIPGLGSILQRQLALGDPHDRAWMSTQLCFEDPDRAPGFRVDQIASEVALRQRYPWSMHAFTESLRAIAATVVRRAGRTPWRLAAQITAPTLVVWGDRDKLVPARLAERCARTVQDGRLLMLSGVGHTAQLEMPEEAARAMLEMMIAR comes from the coding sequence ATGTCCGTTTCTGTACCAATCGCCCGCGCGTCGTCGTACGACGGCGAGATTGTCGACCCCATGAGCCGTCGCGCGCCGTGGCCTGGCGCCTATCGCGATATCACCGCACCGACCGCCAAAGGCCCGCGCACCATTCGGCTGAACTTCCGCGAGACCCCCGGCCCTGATGACCTTGGCCGAGCGTTTTTTGTGCACGGGCTCGGGGGTTCGTCGACCAACTTCACGGAGGTCGCGACCGCGATGAGCGGTTTCATGCGCGGCACATCGATCGATCTGCCCGGTTACGGCGTGTCCGATCCGGCGCCCGGCGGGGACTACTCGATCGACACCCAGGCGGCGTACGTGATCGCCTCGATCGAGGCCACCGGTGACGGACCGGTGCATTTGGTGGGCAACTCGATGGGCGGACTCATCAGCGTGTACGTCGCCGCCCGCCGCCCCGACCTTGTGCGCACCCTCACACTCGTGTCTCCGGCGATGCCGACCTACCGCTACGAAAGCGGTGCCGACCCGCGCATGCTGCTGTTGGCCATCCCTGGTCTCGGCTCCATACTGCAGCGCCAGCTGGCGCTGGGCGACCCGCATGACCGTGCCTGGATGTCGACGCAGCTGTGTTTCGAGGACCCTGACCGCGCGCCCGGTTTCCGCGTGGACCAGATAGCCAGCGAGGTCGCGCTGCGGCAGCGTTATCCCTGGTCGATGCACGCTTTCACGGAGAGCCTGCGGGCGATCGCCGCGACCGTCGTACGTCGGGCCGGACGTACTCCGTGGAGGTTGGCCGCACAGATCACCGCGCCCACCCTTGTGGTGTGGGGCGACCGCGACAAACTGGTGCCGGCTCGCCTCGCGGAGCGGTGCGCACGCACGGTGCAAGACGGCCGCTTGCTGATGCTTTCCGGGGTGGGACACACGGCTCAACTTGAGATGCCCGAAGAGGCTGCGCGTGCAATGCTGGAGATGATGATCGCCCGTTGA
- a CDS encoding TetR/AcrR family transcriptional regulator, with product MPGDDNGDAQVAVPAPHSGGRLPRSARRAQLLGAAQQVFVVAGYHQAAMDDIADAAGVSKPVLYQHFSSKLDLYLALLDTHVADLIARIEDAMSITTNNKQRVYAAVSSYFDFVGSEGEAYRLVFESDLRNDPQVSARVERAQTGCIEAIAQAVASDTHLDSTRSHFLSVALTGASEASARRWLNGAESLSREDAIELVSVLLWRGISAFPK from the coding sequence GTGCCGGGAGACGATAACGGCGATGCGCAGGTCGCCGTTCCAGCACCGCATTCGGGCGGCCGGCTCCCCCGGTCGGCCCGGCGCGCGCAGCTACTCGGCGCGGCCCAGCAGGTGTTCGTCGTGGCCGGCTACCACCAAGCGGCCATGGACGACATCGCCGACGCCGCCGGAGTCAGCAAGCCGGTCCTCTATCAGCACTTCTCGAGCAAGCTCGACCTCTACCTCGCACTACTCGATACACATGTCGCCGACCTGATCGCCCGCATCGAGGACGCGATGTCGATCACCACCAACAACAAACAACGGGTGTACGCCGCGGTCTCGTCGTACTTCGACTTCGTCGGCTCAGAGGGCGAGGCGTACCGATTGGTGTTCGAGTCCGACCTGCGCAACGACCCCCAGGTCAGTGCCCGTGTCGAACGCGCCCAGACCGGTTGCATCGAGGCCATCGCTCAGGCCGTCGCCTCGGATACCCATCTTGACTCGACCCGTTCGCATTTCCTGTCAGTCGCTCTGACCGGCGCGTCCGAGGCCAGCGCACGCCGATGGCTCAACGGAGCTGAGAGCCTCTCCCGCGAAGATGCCATCGAGCTAGTGTCAGTTCTGCTGTGGCGCGGAATATCGGCATTTCCCAAGTAG
- a CDS encoding MGMT family protein, whose protein sequence is MEEIDEYADAVLAALDLVPPGRITSYGRVAQYVGRSLGRGGPRQVAKVMRDYGASVAWYRCVKSDRSLAVEVAWRQAEMLSSEGVPLRNGRVPKEYWFDLPS, encoded by the coding sequence GTGGAAGAGATCGACGAGTACGCCGACGCCGTACTGGCGGCACTCGACCTCGTACCGCCGGGCCGGATCACCTCATACGGACGGGTCGCGCAGTACGTCGGCAGGAGCCTCGGCCGCGGCGGTCCGCGTCAGGTCGCCAAAGTGATGCGCGACTACGGCGCGTCGGTCGCCTGGTATCGGTGCGTCAAGTCTGACCGGTCGTTGGCCGTCGAAGTTGCCTGGCGGCAAGCCGAGATGCTGTCCTCCGAAGGTGTACCGCTGCGCAACGGCCGAGTGCCGAAGGAGTACTGGTTCGACCTCCCGTCCTAA
- a CDS encoding DEAD/DEAH box helicase — MTTPSETTQNSTTQTDTTQSEAPHTDTIDTPTAVDAPAVALDHSDSGAPEIEADELAARAPVTDQNPTFAELGVREETVRALEKVGIIRTFAIQELTLKLAMDGNDLIGQARTGTGKTLGFGVPMLQQLKSKDEGADGTPQALVIVPTRELCVQVSRDIATAGSERNIRVQAIYGGRAYEPQVEALRNGVDIVVGTPGRLIDLAEQQKLVLGKISILVLDEADEMLDLGFLPDIEKILRILPEKRQTMLFSATMPGPIVTLARTMMTQPTHIRAESHDDLQTAPSVKQHVYRAHAMDKTELLSRVLQVPDRGLTLIFTRTKRTAQNVADNLADRGFAAAAVHGDLGQGAREQALRAFRSGKVDVLVATDVAARGLDISGVSHVVNYQAPEDEKTYVHRIGRTGRAGAEGIAVTLVDWDDMPRWALIDKALGLNIPEPVETYSTSPHLYEELGIPTSATGRLPRSRRTREGLDSEKIEDLGGRAPRTSHDRGHGRGRAGSSRDGHAKNDHSKDEQRPSKPRSGAPRRRTRGAKSSGNGATAGTAGNGGAGNSAQTSDGQTTKTDSTGRRRRTRRRSASGGSSSGSNSSGATV, encoded by the coding sequence TTGACTACCCCATCCGAAACCACCCAAAACAGCACAACCCAAACCGACACCACGCAAAGCGAAGCCCCGCACACCGACACGATTGATACGCCGACCGCCGTTGATGCTCCGGCCGTGGCACTGGACCACTCCGACTCCGGAGCACCCGAGATCGAGGCCGACGAGTTGGCCGCGCGCGCCCCGGTCACCGACCAAAATCCCACGTTCGCCGAGCTCGGCGTCCGCGAAGAGACGGTCCGCGCGCTCGAGAAGGTCGGCATCATCCGCACCTTCGCGATCCAGGAGCTCACGCTCAAACTGGCCATGGACGGCAACGACCTCATCGGCCAGGCTCGCACCGGCACCGGCAAGACGCTCGGTTTCGGCGTACCGATGCTCCAGCAGCTCAAGTCCAAGGACGAGGGCGCCGACGGTACCCCGCAGGCTCTGGTCATTGTGCCGACCCGCGAGCTTTGTGTGCAGGTCAGCCGTGATATCGCGACTGCCGGCTCCGAGCGCAACATTCGGGTCCAGGCGATCTACGGCGGGCGCGCCTACGAGCCGCAGGTCGAGGCGCTGCGCAACGGCGTCGACATCGTCGTCGGCACCCCCGGACGGCTGATCGACCTTGCCGAACAGCAGAAGCTGGTCTTGGGCAAGATCTCGATCCTCGTCCTCGACGAGGCCGACGAGATGCTCGACTTGGGCTTCCTGCCAGACATCGAGAAAATCCTTCGGATTCTACCGGAGAAGCGTCAGACGATGCTTTTCTCCGCGACCATGCCCGGCCCGATCGTGACGCTCGCGCGCACGATGATGACGCAACCGACGCACATCCGGGCCGAGAGCCACGATGACCTGCAGACGGCGCCGAGCGTCAAGCAGCACGTCTACCGCGCGCACGCGATGGACAAGACCGAGTTGTTGTCGCGCGTCCTGCAAGTCCCCGACCGGGGCCTGACCCTGATCTTCACGCGCACCAAGCGGACCGCGCAAAATGTCGCGGACAACCTCGCCGACCGCGGGTTCGCCGCGGCCGCCGTACACGGCGACCTTGGACAGGGCGCCCGCGAACAAGCGTTGAGGGCGTTCCGATCGGGCAAGGTCGACGTCCTCGTGGCCACCGATGTTGCGGCCCGTGGACTTGACATCAGTGGCGTATCGCACGTCGTCAACTATCAGGCACCCGAAGATGAGAAGACCTACGTCCACCGCATCGGCCGCACCGGCCGCGCCGGCGCGGAAGGCATCGCCGTCACCCTGGTCGACTGGGACGACATGCCACGCTGGGCCCTGATCGACAAGGCCCTGGGGCTCAACATCCCTGAGCCGGTCGAAACCTACTCCACCTCGCCGCACCTCTACGAAGAGCTCGGCATCCCCACTTCTGCGACCGGTCGGTTGCCGCGAAGCCGGCGCACCCGCGAGGGCCTGGACTCGGAGAAGATCGAAGATCTCGGCGGTCGCGCCCCGCGCACGTCCCACGATCGTGGACACGGTCGTGGTCGCGCTGGGTCCTCCCGCGACGGACATGCGAAGAACGACCATTCGAAAGACGAGCAGCGTCCGTCGAAGCCCCGCAGCGGCGCGCCCCGCCGTCGTACGCGCGGAGCCAAGAGCTCGGGCAACGGCGCGACAGCCGGCACGGCCGGTAACGGCGGCGCCGGCAACTCCGCGCAGACCAGCGACGGTCAGACCACCAAGACCGACAGCACTGGTCGCCGGCGTCGTACCCGTCGCCGGTCTGCCTCCGGTGGGAGCTCGTCCGGCAGTAACTCGTCCGGGGCCACGGTCTAG
- a CDS encoding DUF3152 domain-containing protein → MRAYGWRAYAVPVLAILTLAALLTVVRREWSSGATHLGSATKTAAQTSSGSAGASTAEGEQIDPSAPSPTGTFTPAGNGALNILPGSSAVLGTGGPVKTFVIEYEGGTNLDPAEFASYVEDTFADPRSWGAGGQMRFQRVDGSAPFDFRVALISPNHVESLCPGYGTEGYTSCRFGDRAVINLARWSVGVPFYDGHLDEYRQYVINHEVGHYLGHGHEGCPGPGALAPVMLQQTLKMDGCVVNPWPYPHGPTDNPANPN, encoded by the coding sequence GTGCGCGCCTACGGATGGCGGGCGTACGCCGTACCCGTGCTCGCGATACTGACGCTTGCCGCGTTGCTCACCGTCGTGCGGCGCGAGTGGTCATCCGGCGCTACTCACCTCGGCTCGGCGACGAAGACGGCCGCGCAGACGTCGAGCGGGTCAGCGGGCGCCTCGACCGCAGAGGGTGAACAGATAGATCCGTCGGCGCCCAGCCCGACAGGCACATTCACCCCGGCCGGCAACGGCGCGCTGAACATCCTTCCCGGAAGCTCCGCGGTGCTTGGTACGGGCGGCCCGGTAAAAACGTTTGTCATCGAGTATGAGGGTGGTACCAACCTCGACCCGGCCGAGTTCGCGTCGTACGTCGAAGACACCTTTGCCGATCCGCGCAGCTGGGGAGCGGGCGGCCAGATGAGGTTCCAGCGGGTCGACGGCAGTGCGCCGTTCGACTTCCGGGTCGCGTTGATCAGCCCGAATCACGTCGAGTCGCTGTGTCCTGGTTATGGGACGGAGGGCTACACCTCTTGCCGATTCGGTGACCGTGCGGTGATCAATCTTGCGCGATGGTCGGTCGGCGTACCGTTCTATGACGGTCACCTCGACGAATACCGCCAGTACGTAATCAACCACGAGGTCGGGCACTATCTCGGGCACGGTCACGAAGGGTGTCCCGGGCCCGGCGCGCTCGCGCCGGTAATGCTGCAGCAGACGCTCAAGATGGATGGTTGCGTCGTCAACCCCTGGCCGTACCCGCATGGGCCAACCGATAACCCGGCCAACCCCAACTAG